The Rhinolophus sinicus isolate RSC01 linkage group LG15, ASM3656204v1, whole genome shotgun sequence region TTTTTCTGATATAGATTGCTTCTTTCTATGGGAGGGACGGAGAGGGCCCAGGTGACCGATTACcttactggtgcttgaccagaaaattctagactggttgattaagattatatttcttGGAGAGGTTGAAACTACAGTTAGATAAGGTGTtgaatctaggtttggtatcatgggctatTAGCACGAGTGACACCATTTTGGACCTGTGTCCTGtggcattatatttctattggatcGCTGGTCTAGATATAAGTTAAGAGCCTGCCTTCTCCTATGAGCTGAGCCATTTATGTGCTCTGTTTgaagctcagtttcttcatctgtgaaatgagggcaATAATACCTTCCTCACAGGGTTGTAATTgtgttttaatgagaaaatacacataaagccctagtgcagtgcctggcacatagtaagtgctcagtaaacagtaGCTGCTATTATTTCAGTAGAGCCCCAATTTCACAAGCTCTCTGAAGGTCCTTACAAGTAGCCTCTTGGGACAGCCCACAGGAGTTAAATCCAGCACCTCTGGGAGGTGGGTGAGGGATGAGGACTGATGGTAGAGTGCTTGCTGGGCAGGCAAGCAGGGGGTGGCCAGCCTGGACGGTGTCCAGCCAGGCAGCAGCCCACGTACCAGCCTGCTCCATCCCAGCCTTGCCCAGCCCTGGGGAGACCTGAGCCAAACTCCCTCAGGTGCGTCTCTGGACAGCACCAGGAGAAAAGACCCAGAGGGGGGATCTGGCTCAGGGCTCCTGCTTGGGGGTGTTGAAGAAGCAGCCCCCACTTTAGCTTATGTCTCCTTCCTGGATCCTACCCTGCTGGGCTCCAGCAAAGTGCCTTTCCACTGAGAAacaggaagtccaagatcaggggcTAGGAGCAGCTCCCTTTTTGCAAATGGAGGTGTCTAACTTTCCTCAGCCTGCACAGacctggcgggggggggggggggttctgtGAAATGGAACCACATCAGGGCCATAAGGCATAGGCACTACGTCCCCTGGGTGAGGGAGGAGAGCATCCCTTCAGTCTAGAGGTGTGGATCATGGCTAGTGGTCTGAGCTCCTGGTCACTTCCCAGCCTGCCCTAAGGACAATACCCCCACGTTGCCCTGTCACACGTCACCCCAGGCTGGGCCAGCTCTCCATCCTGGCTTCCTTAAAGAGCTGGCACCAGACCCAAGCCTGTGTCTCCAGAGTCTCGTGGAATGGACTAAGCTGCCTCCCAGAGCCGGCGTGGATCCTTACCCCAAGcctaccccctcccccaccccaccagagCTGCCAGGGCCCCTTCTCCCTACCTCTCCCATCTCCTTCCTGTTCGCCCCGTTATTGAGGCTGATTTCCCTGTACAGTGCAGCAGGGAACCATTCATAGGTGCATAAACAAGAACCCTtagctggggctgggctgggggaagggcagtTTGGGGGGGGTGAGGTCACTTCTATTGTTCCCCCAGCCACCCGGGTGGTCTCCgcctcctcctgcctgcccttTACGGGAAGCCTCCAGGCTGTTCTCTGTAGGCTCCTCACCATGGCACTGGCCAGGGAGGGGCCAGGCCCAGTGGGGCGTTGGCACCTCCAGCTGCCCTCCCTGAGGAGGAGCAGGGAGCGGCCCTGGGCCTGTTCCCCAGAGACAGTCACTGGGATTATGGTATCGACTTTCCCCAGCTTTCCAGGTGGTTGCTGGTGGTGCCTATTGAATTCCGTGCCCGCCATCCGCTCCCTGGGCTGCGTGGGTGGAGGTGACTGGGCGGCCACTTGGGGTGGAGCTGGACTCtctgggggagaggaaggaatggaggggGGCAGCCACATCAGTTCTGGGATAGGATTTGGAACAGCCGGAGAACCTGAGAGTGGGAGAAGGCCCCATGAGAGTCTGGGGGCAGCTCTCCTGGCAGGGTCTTTTCCAGAAAGTGCGTCTGGCATTTTCTCGAAGTGAGACACTCAGACCCATCCAGCTCCCAGCCGCCCCTGCCCATTGGCCGCCATTCCCTCATGTTCCTTCCTCTGGCTTTCGAGTCTCTGCCAGTCTCCTCACTGAGCAGATCCTGATTTTCACTTGGGAGCTGTTATCACTGGGAGTCCCACCTGAGGCTCTGAACACTCTGGGAACATGGTCCTCTTGAAGTCACACACACCCCCGCCCCAGCTCTGGACCGCTCTAGCACCATGGCGGGAGGCTCCTCCTGAACTCCAGGGGGCTACACCAGGCCCTGTCCCAGCTCTGGGGGTACAGGCCCAGGAGCAATGGTGGTCAAGCTCAGACTAAGTGCCCGACCCCTCCCCATCTTCTTCTCAGTGCTGGGCCAGCCCCACAGGTCCCCAGGGAGACTGCCCCCAGGGACTCCTGTCAGCACCAGCCTCCACCCAGGATGAGAAGAGCTGAGTTAGCAGCTGGAATGACACCTCCTGGAgacagctgggggcaggggagggaggaacaaGGCTGGTCTCCCTGAAAGAATGGGAAGCCCCCACCCCTTACTGTGGGAAGGGGGGAGTCTCCAGGGTCTTGGAAAGGAGGGAGCTAGATGGGGATCTATAGGTATCTGAACACTTCAAAACACTCCCTGGGGCTTCCGGtctgcctgcccagccccagccccagcaggcAGTGGACCAGGTCCCATTGCAGGGGGAAGGAAGCAGCAGGGCCCTGAGCCCCTCGGGCTGGGTcccccattttccccaccctcATGGCTTGCTGCTGGCAGAGGGGAACGAGACTGAAAGCAGGCCTTCCAGCTGTAATGACAGGTCACCAGGCTCATAGTCCTGGGGTGAGACGTGCTGAGGTTCAGTAAGGGACGCGTGCAGCACGGAGACCTGGAGATGGGCATCACGGGGCCGCCAGGGCAGCTCTGCCACCCAGGAGAGCAGCCCAGGCCTGCTCTTTGCTTGTCGCCTGTGCCACGCTTGGGCTGTAGCTCTGGCTGCAAGAGGCCTTTTGAGCCCCCGGAAGGAAGGCTGTGGTTTCATCAGCTCCCAAGCACCTCCCCACAGAGACTGCAAGTACCTCAGGGAGAGCCACTCCAGTGTTTGTGACTCCTGCTGAGGCCTCAGCTCCAAGTGGGCCCCCTCCCAGTCTGGACTTGGTCTTAAGGGCCAAGTCAGAGACAGGGTGGGTTCTGGTTCCTCCTCCATtggaagctgtgtgacatcagGCAGTGCGCATAACAtattgagtctcagtttccacatcttgaAGATGGGGGCGGGAAGTGACCAGGCCCAACCAGGTTGCTATGGGAAGGCTCTTTGGAGTGAGGGGAAGCGAGAAgaagcagagacctcagagctccccccttccttccccggGATTCACCCTCCCCACTTTCTCAGGCCCACTGGAGCTCAGCCTGGTTGGGGCAGAAAGCTGAGCCTGCCCTGGTGGTGGCAGCTGGTCAGACCTGTTCCTGCTCGCTTCAGCTTGGGCTTCAGAGGGCCAGGCTGGCAGCTTTGTGAAGGGATTAGCTTGAGGGGAGAAGAGCCTCACTCTCTCCCAGGAACAAGATCCCACACGGCTGTGGCTGGCCCGGATAAGCAGGCATCCCCCGGCATCCCCCGGGCCTGCTGGTGTGGGCTCtgcagggaggaaaaggagagagatgagGAGAACTTGGGAAAAGGGTGTGCCTGGGGCCTCCAGCCCAGATGAGGGCACCCACAGGCCCAACCGTCACCCCTCCTTCCTGTCTTGGCCTCTCCACACTCCTCATCAACATCCTGAAACAGAAAGATCTGCCCCTGCGCTTAAAGGAAGGCAAAGTCACCCTCTGACCACCCCCGAGAGTGGAGGGGTGGGGACTGAGTCTCCCTGCAGATGGCACCTCCTCCTGAGCTGGCAAGTTGGGGCAGGTGACCTGTAaacccttctctccttccccacccatcCCTGCCTTCTCCACTCCCAGCTGGGGACTGGGAATTCAGAGCAACCTGGCACCCCACCCAAGCCCCCAGAATCTCACTTCTCACTTTCCCCTGACTGTTCATTAGTATGCACAACAGTGAGAAAGTCTACATATGCACGGGGTTTTTACAAATTGTCAAGTGTTCTCTATGTTAATTACCTCACTGCCTCACCGCAACTCTGGGAGGCAGGTGGCACTAAGAATGGTCTATAAATAAGGCACCTGAGGCTCTTGAGAAGGAATTTACTGCCCCAGGTCACAGTGGGGGAGCTGGAACCTGGGCCGGGCCTTGACTCCAGCCGTTGCTCATTGTCTGGGGTCCAGGGGTAACCCAGCACGTGCAAGCTGTTTGCTGCggccctgccccaggcctcggaggagggggagagggaccCCAAGTCAGTCTTGGTGCTTGGGCTTCTGCTCAAGGCTTCAGTTTGCCCGCTCACACGTCCTCCCTCCATCCTGTCCACGTGTCCCAGGCCTGCAGCTTCTAAGCTCAGCTGCCAAGTTGGAGCAAACATTTGGTAAAAACACGTTCAGCTAAGTGTCTGAGTGCTCACGAGAAATCTGCTTGTGCCTTTTCAATAGGTCACCTTGTCTAGGCCACCACTGCAGCCACACTGGGCTCCCTTTAGCCCAGCTCCCCCCCCCAATTCAGGCTTCTTGGGGGACCAACAGGATCTCTGGGGTTCTGTTGCTGCCTTTGCCCTCAGCTAGGCCAGTCTTGGTGCTGCCAGTGGGATGTCCTTGTCTTGTCCAGGGACCCTGGCTGTGCCACCCCCGGTCTGTGGTCattgtccctccccacccccggcccccagCTCCCTTTGACTGGGTCACTTGTCGTGGTGGGGGAGACAGGAGCCGTGTGGGTGAGGAAGGGCTTTACTGTAAACATGCCGCCAGCTTTCAGTAAAcacctgcctctgcctccctgttGCAGACAATGAGGTACAGGGTCTGGGGTCCCCTGTCACACGTCTCAGGTACCCAGCCAAACTGGCAGGGGTGCTActtacccccccacacactcaggAGGGCCAGACTGAACTTTTGGTAGGAGGGACAAGGTAGCAATCAAAATAACATGATTAACCTTAGACAGTCAAAAGGGGGACTTGAGCTAATCTGGTTCACCCCTCATTtgccagaagaggaaactgaggcttggacaGGGGCCATGTTGCCCAGGGTCACCTAGGCAGTTTGCTGCAACGTCAGGTCTCTATAGGCAGGTCTGAGTCCCAGGCCAGCATTCTCTCACATTGCTGTGTAGGCTCTAAGCAAACTTGCCTTACTGACAGCTCTTCCTTGATGGGGACGTGGGGTCAGGCACAGGGCAGGGAGAGTAGGACCCAGGACACTGGAATGACATGGACCTTTATCCCCACAGCGTGAGCTTCGGCCTCGGCTCTGCACCATGAAGAGGGGCACCAATGGCTATGGCTTCAACCTGCACAGTGACAAGTCCAAGCCAGGCCAGTTCATCCGGTCAGTGGACCCAGACTCACCGGCCGAAGCTTCGGGGCTCCAGGCCCAGGATCGCATCGTGGAGGTAATGCTTCCTGCCTTCTTCCCAGGTTCTTCCTCCTGGTTCCTCCACACGGATGAGCACCTCCAGGCAGCCATCACACCTTCTGCTCCTTGGTTAGCCCCTGGGGCCCAGGCAGCCCACAGAGGCGGGCAGGCGGGCGGGAGGGGAGGTGGAAAGgtggtgagtgggtgggtggaaggACTGACGTCTCTCATTCCCCACCTCCCCTGGGCTCTTCTTCACCGAGCGCAGCCCCTGATTCACCTGTCTATCCAGGTAGCTATCTGGGGCCACCCCTAGTTTCCTGCTGCCTGAGTCCTCAAGGCCAGGCATAGGGACGGCGATGGGCGGATGAAATCCTCTTCCCAAGTGGGCTGTTAGGCACGTGTGCTGTGCTCAACAGGAGGAAACGTGACCCAAATGCCTTGGGCAGGTCCCAGAATCTCAGTCTTAGAACCTTAGAGCTGGAAGATCAGCTCTCCCCAGACTTCTCACTTTACATGTGAgcaaaccaaggcccagagagacaAGTCGACAAGTACACAGAAAAGCTGGGGCCCAACCCAGCCTCCCAAACCTTTCCCATCTCTCTGGTCACAGCTGTGTTTGTTTAGTCTCATCTGAATATTTACTTTGGCTTTTCCCACGTGTCCTGCCTCCAGTCTGACTGTCAAGTGGGAGGACCACGTGGCCTCTCCAGGCCAGCGGGGCTCAGTGTCCCCAGATTGCCAACTGGCCGAGAATGAAGACCACTTGCATCTCCTCACCCTACCCCCCCAGAACTGAGATCTGTGCCGGTAACTCTACCCCCACTCACAGGTGAACGGGGTCTGTATGGAGGGCAAGCAGCACGGGGACGTGGTATCTGCCATCAAAGCTGGTGGGGACGAGACGAAGCTGCTGGTGGTGGACAAGGAGACCGACGAGTTCTTCAAGAAATGCAAAGTGATCCCATCTCAGGAGCACCTGACCGGTGAGCTGATTGGCGAGGCTGAGGCCCCTACGTCAGGGGTGTTGGCTACGGTTCTAGACTTGACTGTATCCCAAGTGAGGGATGGACAGCTTCCTGCTTCAGTGCACCCCCACGTCCTTCGGGGGAGGCCCAGGGGTGTGGGTTGGGAGAGATAGTGGGACTGGCAGTGTGTTTCTGAGGATGGCATATGACAGTGGTAGGCTGGCCTGAGGGCTGGCAAGAAGGGATGAGCTGCTGCTTCCTGGGCCAAAGCTGCAACAACACAGGGAGGCCTGAGCTTCCAATCCCTCCGCCCCCAGCCTGTTCTCAGGGCAGTGCTGGGATTAAGGAAAGGGTTAACTCTGGGGAGGCCTCCAGCCTTTGCTTGGTCAGATCAGAGTCCAATGACAGGGGCCCAgtgcctcccctcccttctctcaggTTGTCTTGGAAACCCAGGCTTGCTGGCTCTAGAGAGCAGTGGGTCCCCCCTCGGTCCCTgggcccctgccctccccatcccccaccatcACCCTGCCAAGCCTGGCACTTCCCCTTGCGTGAGTCCAAGCCAAAGGGGGCGGGGCTGCTAGACCAAGGCAAGGAGTTAGGCAGCTCAGCTCACTGGTCTGGTCAGGACTTGCTCCCTGGGAAGGTGGCTGCAGAGCGGGGGTTGGGGGATGGAACCTCTTTGGATTTTGCAGTGGGTGGGGCCTCCCTCGTGTCAGGGTTATATTTGTGTGTTTGGGGGCCCATACAAAGGTCCTGCCACAGGCTTGGATCCCTAGCTGGAGGGACCCAATGGGGAGGCCCAGTCCGCATCTAGCCCAATCTAGGGTGCTAGGGGTTCCTAGAAGGCAGGATGGGTCAGTTGGAAGTCCCTAGCAGACACTGGGCGTGAGAGGTGGGGTGTCACCTTACCCTTGTCTCCCAAATTCATGGAGACCAGGTAACTCAGATAATCCCCTTCCTTAgtgagggggaaactgaggcccagggaaccAGCCTTGCTTTTGGGGACATGATATGTGGAAGACACAGCAGAGATCTGGATTCCACTCATCTCCTCAGATACCTTTCCCGCCTCCTCCAGCATCCTTCTCCCCTCAACCCCAAGTCATCAGCCTTCACATTCTTCCCTCTTGGGGTGGGAAGGGCCCTGGGAACTAGGGTGATTGCAGCCTCTGGCCAGAGGGCCTGCACAGGGAGAGGCCAGGGCAGCTCTCTCTAGTGTCCCTCCTGGTTTCTTCAGGGTGGTGTCTTCTACCCAGTCCCCCCAACTAGATGTAACTGGGGGTGTCCCACCCCAGGGCTCACCCTGATCACTATGAAACAGTCTGGAGCGCACAGGGAAGAGGCTGGCTTGGGGGCAGTGGGAAAGTGAGTGTCCCTATGTCTCCGCAGCCCATGGTCTGGTGAGGATGttggaagggaggaaaaggtgagTCGGGTATACCTGACTGCTCGGGCCTCCAGTGCAGGGCAAGGGGAAAGGTTAAGCTAAGAGTTCAGAAAAAGTCCACCCAGGCTGACCAGTCCCTGGAGATGAGGCAGCCCCCTTGCAGCCACATGGGGCCTCTACCCTGAGTGAGCCCAGCAAGGGTGACCCCAGGCCAGGGTTCTCTCCCTCCGACCTCTCCGGTCACCACCAGGGTTTCCATTTTTGCTGGGTGAGGGGCACACCCGGAACCCTGCCCTGAGCCCCCATCCCCTCATCTCCACACTGGTAAGTATGAGTTGGGATGATTTCCCACAACCTGGACGTGGTTCTATTCCTGGTGACACCACCATCACCTAGGAAgcatttggaaaacactgattcCTAGTCCTGCCCCAGGCCCACGGAGTCAGAAGCTCTGCTGCCAAGGCCCGGGAATCTATTTCTAATAAGCTTCTCTGGTGATCCTTAGGCAGCCAGCCGGGAATTTCATCCCCATCTAGCACTGGGCTCTTCTCCACCAGCTCCTTGCCCATCAGTGGTCCAGGACATTAATTTAGAAGGCAGAGCCTAGCACATTTCTTCATGAAattgaatagaaaatatcagagcaTTGCGACGTAATAAGCGTAAGGTTTGGGGGATGTAGTAAGGACAAGCTGTTTTGTGAAACTTGTGTTACACTCACAGTCTCTGTGTGTGCTGCTGGGGTGTCAAAATGTCAACTGTACTTAACAGTGAGTTGCAGTCAGGAGACTTTTAAACACTGTCCCAAGGCACAAGATCTAGTTATCTGCCCAGCTCCCATTGCTCACGTCTCCGTGCTCCAGCCCATCCACATTTCCCAGAGCTTCCGGACtcatctctgtttttttccttcactaggtCCCTTGCCGGAGCCCTTTACCAATGGGGAGATCCAGAAGGTAAAAGCAGACCCCTAACTGCTTCTCTGGCTCTCAGTCCGGGGCTGCGGGAGAAGGCTGGAAGGTGGTGTGGTTGGGAGGACAGGTGTCAGGCTCAGGAGCTCCAAGCCATACCACTGCCGGTGTAGCCTCGGCCCTTGCCTAGGACCAGGGCCTTCCAGACTGAGAGGCCTGGCACGCCCCTCTGCAGCCCGCCATCCTGGGTGACAAGCCCCACCTCCAACTCCCCACGCACAGAGGAGGCCATTCTTCCCCCCAAGAACAGAGCCTCAGTGTCTGGCCGCATGCTGCCCGGCCGCTGCTACTTCCAGTCTGGGTTGGAAGAACAAAGCCCCTCTACCCCTCCTCCCCGGGCAGAAGGGACGGGAAGGCAGTGGAGGCTGGGGAAGAGATGGCGGGGCCGGTGCTAGCTGAGGCCACAGGAACCCAGGCAGGGGCTGAGCGCCAAGCTGAAGCCCTGGCCAAAGCCTTCACTCTGAGACAGGCCGACTTGGAGCTGGACCACAGAGCGGAGCTATCTGCAGTGTTTGTTCAAAGGCTTCCCTTCCCCCAGGGGCTCCTGCTGGGGCACAAAGGAAGGGGAGCGGCTGTGGGCCACCTGAACCTCCTGTGGCTCCATCTGTGGGTCTAGAGCTGTCATCCATCTTATGCTTTCAAAGCCGTTCATGGCTGCTTTGGGGTTATGGTTTCAAGATTCCTGGGGTCAAGTCCAAGTAAACGGTCGGGGGGGGGGCCACAGGAGATTCAGGGAGCATCACAGGTGTTCCCCATGCCAAATAAGGAGGCCCCCAGTGTCCCCACGCTCCAGAAAGCCTCACTGGCCCAAAAGGCAAATCCGTCCTGAGTACCTTCTTGGGAGGACTGGGGAGTGGGCAATTCAGCTGATCCCAgatgctcccccccaccccaaccaggCTGCCTCTGATCCTTGGAGGAATGTGAAAATGTAAATCCCCTGAGGGCCCCTGGCAGGCTCAGGCAGTGGGGCTGTGGGGTGGATGGCGAGGGCTCAAGTGGAACTTCTCAGGCTGAGGAACCTATCTTCCCCAGGAACTCCCCTTTCTTGTTCAGGACTtcaccaccccatcccccacccacccacacctgTCCTCCCTCTGCCAGGAGAACAATTATGAAGCCCTGGCCGAGGTGGCATCCGAGAACCCCAGGCCAGCCCTGGCAAGATCCACCTCCAGTGACAGCAGCGAGGAGGTAGGTGGctgggcgggtggggggtgggggtggcaccGGCTTACTAGAAGCCCACTCCCAGGCCACACTCGTTCCTGGCACGCACCAGCCTGCCTTAGAGGTCACATGCTGAGCCACATTCTACTCTTGTGACCCAACTTCCCTGGGCACTGGCCCAAGGGCGCCACCTCACCCAGGCCGAGGACCAGGAAGCCTCGTCAGGCACTGACTCCCGCTCTCTGCCTCCCCTGCTCTTCACAGCTGAATTCCCAAGACAGCCCCAAGAAGCAAGACTCCACTGTACCCTCgtctacctcctcctcctccgacCCCATCCCAGACTTCAACATCTCCCTGGCCGTGGCCAAAGAGAGGGCCCACCAGAAGCGCAGCAACAAACGGGCCCCGCAGATGGACTGGAGCAAGAAAAACGAACTCTTCAGCAACCTCTGAGGGCCTGCCCCGGCAACCCAGGAAAGCCGGCGCGCTGGGCCCACACCCCGATCTaactccctcctttctcccactTACCCACGAATGACATGCAAATCAGCACCAGCATCTCCCCCTTGGCAAATCTGATTTTTCTAGAGAACTGTGTTCTTCCCTTACCGCAGAGAAAGGGAATGTTTTTCTGTCCTACCCCAATCAAAAAGCAGACTCTGTCCTCCTCCTGAGTGCCTCAGCCTGTCAGGTGTCCCCTTGCCACCCCACCTGGGACATCACAGGGACCTGCACCCAGCAAGAATTGCGGGACCAGGTGAGACATCATGACCCCAAGTGGTGAGTGGGTCTGGGGTTGATCAAGGACTCAGAATTCAGCAAGCACATCATCCTGAGAGCTGTGGGTTGAGCatcttatttttgtcatttgattTAAGAGTGCAGTATTGCAGAGTTTAGAGGGATACTTGTTTCCTGATTCCCATGATTTTCCAGGTTGTTGCATCCAGGACATAGCAGTGGCCTCGGCCTTAAACTCTTTTGTTTCTACTTCCACCCCAGAAcgctgggcaggtgggggtagGGTTTGGCCAGCCCCTGCCCAGCACTGAGCCAGGCACCACCATTGTAATTATAAGGAAACCCCATCGGAAATTCAACTGGTCTCTCCAAACCCCCTCGGCTCTGTGTGTTCCTTTAGAGCTCTGGCCTCCTGGCCTTGAGAAATGGTGAACAGGTGTTCCCAGCATGGCCTCTGGCTGAGGAGGtagggctggagggagagggtggTCCACGGCTCCCTGGGACCCCAAGCCCGACAGTGGGAGGGGGGCAGCTTTAACCAGGCCTCCGCCGACATGCACAGGCTCCATCCAGACATATCCAGGGAGGTGCGAGCCCAGACCTACCTGCTGAGGGCTCTGAGCCTCCCTCTAACTCCAGGAGGGCTGAAAGTGTGAATCCTGGCTGGGGCCCATTGGGAATGTGAAGACTAGGCTTTGATCTTTCCGCCCTCAGCCAGTGGGGTGCAGGATTCCCAGGAGTGGCCTGAGCTGGC contains the following coding sequences:
- the NHERF1 gene encoding Na(+)/H(+) exchange regulatory cofactor NHE-RF1 isoform X1; the encoded protein is MSSDAAAGAPLPRLCCLEKGPNGYGFHLHGEKGKVGQFIRLVEPGSPAERAGLLAGDRLVEVNGENVEKETHQQVVSRIRAALNAVRLLVVDPETDERLQKLGVQVREELLRVQEGPTQAEPPAAAETQEAGGENEPQAAAQEPREAEKSRSERRELRPRLCTMKRGTNGYGFNLHSDKSKPGQFIRSVDPDSPAEASGLQAQDRIVEVNGVCMEGKQHGDVVSAIKAGGDETKLLVVDKETDEFFKKCKVIPSQEHLTGPLPEPFTNGEIQKDFTTPSPTHPHLSSLCQENNYEALAEVASENPRPALARSTSSDSSEELNSQDSPKKQDSTVPSSTSSSSDPIPDFNISLAVAKERAHQKRSNKRAPQMDWSKKNELFSNL
- the NHERF1 gene encoding Na(+)/H(+) exchange regulatory cofactor NHE-RF1 isoform X2 produces the protein MSSDAAAGAPLPRLCCLEKGPNGYGFHLHGEKGKVGQFIRLVEPGSPAERAGLLAGDRLVEVNGENVEKETHQQVVSRIRAALNAVRLLVVDPETDERLQKLGVQVREELLRVQEGPTQAEPPAAAETQEAGGENEPQAAAQEPREAEKSRSERRELRPRLCTMKRGTNGYGFNLHSDKSKPGQFIRSVDPDSPAEASGLQAQDRIVEVNGVCMEGKQHGDVVSAIKAGGDETKLLVVDKETDEFFKKCKVIPSQEHLTGPLPEPFTNGEIQKENNYEALAEVASENPRPALARSTSSDSSEELNSQDSPKKQDSTVPSSTSSSSDPIPDFNISLAVAKERAHQKRSNKRAPQMDWSKKNELFSNL